Proteins from a single region of Actinomycetota bacterium:
- a CDS encoding bifunctional 5,10-methylenetetrahydrofolate dehydrogenase/5,10-methenyltetrahydrofolate cyclohydrolase, translated as MADIIDGKKIASEVRDEVRQRAERLAGSGVVPSLAAILVGDDPASETYVRMKRRDAEECGMTSTLNRMSARAEGEDLADLIDGLNADASVHGILLQLPLPKHLDPDSFLLRIDPAKDVDGLHPVNQGLLAQGSPRFVPCTPLGVQQMLVRSGIEVAGQHVVVVGRSVLVGKPLSMLLSNRGDGANATVTLCHTGTRDLVRHTREADILIVAAGVAKMIGPDHVSEGAVVIDVGTNVADDGKLVGDVDFENVSKVVRAITPVPGGVGPMTRAMLLHNTVLAAERSVAG; from the coding sequence ATGGCGGACATCATCGACGGCAAGAAGATCGCCAGCGAGGTACGCGACGAGGTCCGTCAGCGCGCGGAGCGTCTCGCCGGGAGCGGGGTGGTGCCATCGCTCGCCGCCATCCTGGTCGGTGACGACCCCGCGTCCGAGACGTACGTGCGGATGAAGCGGCGCGACGCCGAGGAGTGCGGCATGACGTCGACCCTCAACCGGATGTCGGCCCGCGCCGAGGGGGAGGACCTGGCCGACCTGATCGACGGCCTCAACGCGGACGCCTCGGTGCACGGCATCCTCCTGCAGCTCCCGCTGCCGAAGCACCTCGACCCCGACTCGTTCCTGCTGCGCATCGACCCGGCGAAGGACGTGGACGGCCTGCACCCCGTCAACCAGGGCCTGCTCGCTCAGGGGAGCCCCCGGTTCGTGCCGTGCACGCCGCTGGGGGTCCAGCAGATGCTCGTCCGGTCGGGGATCGAGGTGGCCGGACAGCATGTGGTGGTCGTGGGCCGCAGCGTCCTGGTCGGGAAGCCGCTCTCGATGCTCCTGTCCAACAGGGGCGACGGCGCGAACGCCACCGTCACCCTCTGCCACACCGGGACCCGGGACCTGGTCCGCCACACGCGGGAGGCGGACATCCTCATCGTGGCGGCCGGCGTGGCGAAGATGATCGGACCGGACCACGTGTCGGAGGGGGCCGTCGTCATCGACGTGGGGACGAACGTCGCCGACGACGGGAAGCTGGTGGGGGACGTCGACTTCGAGAACGTATCGAAGGTCGTCCGGGCGATCACCCCGGTGCCGGGCGGCGTAGGCCCGATGACCCGCGCGATGCTGCTGCACAACACGGTGCTGGCCGCCGAGAGGTCGGTCGCAGGTTAG
- the metH gene encoding methionine synthase — MGDFLSTLRERVIVFDGAMGTQVHAADLALDDFWGHEGNPDILNLSRPDVIRDIHARYLEAGADAVETNTFGANLVSQGEYGLQDRVYEINVAGARLAREAVDALTDARPRWVVGSIGPGTRSPTLGEATFDDLARSYAIQTRGLLDGGADVLLIETAFDLLQVKAALAAIMDVFDETGRSVPVMTQVTIETTGTMLLGSDIGAALAVLDAYPVVDVIGMNCATGPEEMVEHVRYLGRHSRKPVSVIPNAGLPQVRDGATFFPLTPEDLVRYQTTFVTEFGVSIVGGCCGTTPEHIRLLAGAMRDLPPRPREPDHEAAAASLYAAQPFRQDASFFVIGERCNTTGSRRFKELIAAEDYDGTLEVAKDQVREGSHALDVCVDFTGRDGQRDMHEVITRFRGKQTLPIVLDSTEPEVIEAGLKLLAGRSVINSINLEEGVGPDTRLYRNLRLARRYGAALIALAIEERGQATTADWKLEVCRRLYEIVLDAGFEPHDLIFDTLVFPISTGMEDARRAAVETLDAVARVKQELPGTFTSLGVSNVSFGLNPAGRQVLNSVFLHEAVQRGLDMAIVSAGKILPLSRIEPEQLEVALDLVYDRRRDGYDPLQRYLELFEGVTGASSAARADLTGLPLDERLKRRIIDGESAGLEGDLAEALRSKPALAIVNEWLLEGMKVVGELFGSGEMQLPFVLQSAEVMKKAVAYLEPHMERVGDGSKGKLVLATVKGDVHDIGKNLVDIILSNNGYTVFNIGIKKPISEIIEVAQREQADAIGMSGLLVKSTLVMRDNLEELNRQGLSHYPVLLGGAALTRGYVDNDLAAVYEGGVYYGKDAFEGLRTMDAIMTAKREGTLPEVRTRRARPKRAQVQVEPDGSTSDVPPAPDVPIPPFIGESRLVKGIPLAEISPFLNEVTLFRAQWQYKRRKGQSADEYQRFLETEVRAILREWLARAATEQILVPQVVYGYWPAMSEGDDLIVYDADGRTELTRFTFPRQPRGRRLCIADFFRPVGSPEPDVVAFHLVTMGSRVGEVAAELFAQDRYTDYLHLHGLGVEMAEALAEMWHKRIRTELGIAGEDADSMEDIFRQGYRGSRYSFGYPACPNLADQEKLFPLLRPERIGVTLSEEWQLHPEQSTSAIVVHHPAAKYFSVERTTALT; from the coding sequence ATGGGCGACTTCCTCTCCACCTTGCGCGAGCGCGTCATCGTGTTCGACGGGGCGATGGGCACCCAGGTGCACGCCGCCGACCTCGCCCTGGACGACTTCTGGGGCCACGAGGGCAACCCGGACATCCTGAACCTGTCCCGCCCGGACGTGATCCGCGACATCCACGCCCGGTACCTCGAGGCCGGGGCGGACGCCGTCGAGACGAACACCTTCGGCGCCAACCTCGTCTCCCAGGGCGAGTACGGACTGCAGGACCGGGTGTACGAGATCAACGTGGCCGGCGCTCGCCTCGCCCGGGAGGCGGTGGACGCCCTCACCGACGCCCGCCCGAGGTGGGTCGTAGGCTCGATCGGTCCCGGCACCAGGTCGCCCACCCTGGGGGAGGCCACCTTCGACGACCTGGCCCGGTCCTACGCGATCCAGACGAGGGGGCTCCTCGACGGCGGCGCCGACGTCCTGCTGATAGAGACCGCCTTCGACCTGCTCCAGGTGAAGGCCGCGCTGGCCGCGATCATGGACGTCTTCGACGAGACGGGGCGGTCGGTCCCGGTCATGACCCAGGTGACCATCGAGACGACCGGCACGATGCTGCTCGGCTCCGACATCGGGGCAGCGCTCGCCGTCCTCGACGCGTACCCGGTGGTCGACGTGATCGGGATGAACTGCGCGACGGGCCCGGAGGAGATGGTCGAGCACGTCCGCTACCTCGGCCGCCACTCCCGCAAGCCGGTCTCGGTGATCCCCAACGCCGGGCTCCCGCAGGTTCGCGACGGCGCGACCTTCTTCCCGCTCACCCCCGAGGATCTCGTCCGGTACCAGACGACGTTCGTCACCGAGTTCGGCGTATCGATCGTCGGGGGTTGCTGCGGGACCACCCCCGAGCACATCCGCCTGCTCGCCGGCGCGATGCGGGACCTGCCGCCCAGGCCGCGGGAGCCCGACCACGAGGCGGCGGCGGCGTCGTTGTACGCGGCCCAGCCCTTCCGTCAGGACGCCTCCTTCTTCGTGATCGGGGAGCGCTGCAACACGACCGGCAGCAGGCGGTTCAAGGAACTGATCGCGGCCGAGGACTACGACGGCACCCTGGAGGTCGCCAAGGATCAGGTCCGGGAGGGCTCCCACGCCCTCGATGTCTGCGTCGACTTCACCGGCCGCGACGGACAGCGCGACATGCACGAGGTGATCACGCGCTTCCGGGGGAAGCAGACGCTCCCGATCGTGCTCGACTCGACCGAGCCGGAGGTGATCGAGGCCGGGTTGAAGCTCCTGGCGGGCAGGTCCGTCATCAACTCGATCAACCTGGAGGAGGGCGTCGGGCCCGATACCCGGCTGTACCGCAACCTGCGGCTGGCCCGCCGCTACGGAGCCGCGCTCATAGCCCTGGCCATCGAGGAGAGGGGCCAGGCGACGACGGCCGACTGGAAGCTGGAGGTCTGCAGACGGCTGTACGAGATCGTCCTGGACGCCGGGTTCGAGCCGCACGACCTGATCTTCGACACGCTCGTCTTCCCCATCTCGACCGGCATGGAGGACGCCCGCCGGGCCGCCGTGGAGACCCTGGACGCGGTCGCGCGCGTGAAGCAGGAGCTACCCGGGACCTTCACGAGCCTGGGGGTGTCCAACGTCTCGTTCGGACTCAACCCGGCCGGACGGCAGGTCCTGAACTCGGTCTTCCTGCACGAGGCGGTCCAGCGGGGGCTGGACATGGCGATCGTGTCGGCCGGCAAGATCCTCCCGTTGTCCAGGATCGAGCCGGAACAGCTGGAGGTCGCGCTCGACCTCGTCTACGACCGCCGGCGTGACGGCTACGACCCGCTGCAGCGCTACCTGGAGCTCTTCGAGGGCGTGACCGGCGCATCCTCGGCGGCGCGTGCGGATCTGACCGGCCTCCCGCTGGACGAGCGGCTGAAGCGACGGATCATCGACGGAGAGTCGGCGGGCCTGGAGGGCGACCTGGCCGAGGCGCTCCGGTCCAAGCCGGCGCTCGCCATCGTCAACGAGTGGCTCCTCGAGGGCATGAAGGTCGTCGGTGAGCTCTTCGGCTCCGGCGAGATGCAGCTCCCGTTCGTCCTGCAGTCGGCCGAGGTCATGAAGAAGGCCGTCGCGTACCTCGAACCGCATATGGAGAGGGTGGGGGACGGGTCGAAGGGCAAGCTCGTCCTGGCCACCGTCAAGGGGGACGTCCACGACATCGGCAAGAACCTCGTGGACATCATCCTGTCCAACAACGGCTACACCGTCTTCAACATCGGGATCAAGAAGCCGATCTCGGAGATCATCGAGGTCGCGCAGCGCGAGCAGGCCGATGCGATCGGGATGTCGGGGCTGCTGGTGAAGTCGACGCTGGTCATGCGCGACAACCTAGAGGAGCTGAACCGGCAGGGGCTCTCGCACTACCCCGTACTGCTCGGGGGCGCCGCGCTCACCCGTGGCTACGTCGATAACGACCTGGCCGCCGTATACGAGGGCGGCGTCTACTACGGCAAGGACGCCTTCGAGGGGCTGCGGACGATGGACGCGATCATGACCGCGAAGCGCGAGGGAACCCTCCCTGAGGTCCGGACCCGCCGGGCGCGCCCGAAGCGAGCCCAGGTGCAGGTCGAGCCGGACGGGTCGACCTCGGACGTGCCCCCCGCGCCGGACGTCCCGATCCCCCCGTTCATCGGGGAGTCGCGTCTCGTGAAGGGGATCCCTCTCGCCGAGATATCCCCCTTCCTCAACGAGGTGACGCTCTTCCGCGCCCAGTGGCAGTACAAGCGACGGAAGGGTCAGTCGGCCGACGAGTACCAGCGCTTCCTGGAGACCGAGGTGCGCGCGATCCTGCGCGAGTGGCTCGCCCGGGCCGCGACCGAGCAGATCCTCGTCCCCCAGGTCGTCTACGGCTACTGGCCCGCGATGTCCGAAGGCGACGACCTCATCGTCTACGACGCGGACGGGCGGACCGAGCTGACCAGGTTCACGTTCCCCCGTCAGCCCCGGGGGCGTCGCCTGTGCATCGCGGACTTCTTCCGTCCGGTCGGCTCCCCGGAGCCGGACGTGGTCGCCTTCCACCTGGTGACGATGGGGTCCCGGGTCGGGGAGGTCGCCGCCGAGCTTTTCGCGCAGGACCGCTACACCGACTACCTGCACCTGCACGGCCTGGGGGTGGAGATGGCCGAGGCGCTCGCCGAGATGTGGCACAAGCGGATCCGGACGGAGCTCGGCATCGCCGGGGAAGACGCGGACTCGATGGAGGACATCTTCCGCCAGGGTTACCGCGGCTCCCGCTACTCGTTCGGCTACCCGGCCTGCCCGAACCTGGCCGACCAGGAGAAGCTCTTCCCGCTCCTGCGTCCCGAGCGCATCGGCGTCACCCTCTCGGAGGAGTGGCAGCTGCACCCCGAGCAGTCGACGAGCGCGATCGTGGTCCACCACCCGGCGGCCAAGTACTTCTCGGTCGAGCGCACGACCGCGCTCACGTAG
- a CDS encoding tetratricopeptide repeat protein, whose product MSDLQGGAVRPRRPLPSGTVTFLFTDIEGSTQLLRRLGEEFGRVLSEHRALLRDAFDSHGGVEVHAEGDSSLTVFTRAGDAVAAALDGQRAIAARAWPPGGEVRVRMGIHTGEAVVVADDYVGLAVHQAARICAAGHGGQVLVSETSGELASAGLPTGAILMPLGEYRLKDVEAPERLHQLVHPDLDPSFPPLRVLEVLPNNLPTALSSFVGREEALEEVRRLLGATRLVTIRGPGGAGKTRLALEAARGLLERFVDGVWLVDLASLTEDGLIPQRVASVLGVREEPSRELTETLTDRLRGSDLLLVLDNCEHVLDACARFLTDLMRACPGVRVLATSREPLGVPGETTWLVTPMDVPEADGLDPYALLGFDAVRLFVERACTVQPGFVMTPSEADHVAQVCRRLDGIPLAIELAAARVRVLTPKQLAERLDDRFRLLTGGDRTAEARHQTLRATVDWSYELLSGRERILFRRLGVFAGSWTLEAAEGICEGRDLAEVEVLDALTALVDKSLVLSRPDGAATTYRMLETVRMYALDRLREAGEEEAAAARFRAWYLDLAEETSDRIGTREQAAMLDVLDREHDNLRAALSSCLESGDLETALRLATALGRYWSARGHLGEGRLWLWAVLEQASEPTITRARALGEAGRLTEAQCDYPAARRLYAESLTLAGELGDRALAAQRLANLGSVDWLEGSYDEAVRRQHDALEIAREIDDPTLVARCLHNLGTVEFVRGRREEAEAHFAEALEIRRRVDDVQGVAETLNNLGIIARIAGDLPQAHALAEESLSVARALGHRPLIAHFGGNLGIVLQREGALSEAKTMFEESLSIHRELGHKDGVAIVLNSVGNAAYLQGDHASARAAYTESIALRRELGDRRGTAESLANLGSALREQGELEAAARHLEESLDIRRELGDRSGVAGSLHGLALVARRRSDTAAALRLALDGLREAEASGDRGRLFGLFESFVEIASEVDPGCAALAAGAARSLADGAGTDLDWIDEAVARLRDEVDGATVEGWLSTGAGMTVGEVVARCEAAAAT is encoded by the coding sequence ATGAGCGATCTCCAGGGTGGTGCGGTCCGCCCGCGGCGCCCCCTCCCATCGGGCACGGTCACGTTCCTGTTCACCGATATCGAGGGGTCGACGCAGCTGCTGCGGCGGCTGGGCGAGGAGTTCGGGCGCGTGCTGTCCGAGCACCGCGCCCTGCTCCGCGATGCCTTCGACTCCCACGGGGGGGTCGAGGTTCACGCCGAGGGCGACAGCTCCCTCACCGTCTTCACGCGGGCGGGGGACGCGGTCGCGGCCGCGCTCGACGGACAGCGGGCGATCGCCGCCCGGGCCTGGCCTCCGGGAGGGGAGGTCCGGGTGCGGATGGGGATCCACACCGGGGAGGCGGTCGTCGTGGCCGACGACTACGTGGGGCTCGCCGTCCACCAGGCGGCCCGCATCTGCGCGGCCGGACACGGCGGGCAGGTGCTCGTGTCCGAGACGTCGGGTGAGCTGGCCTCGGCCGGGCTCCCCACCGGGGCGATCCTCATGCCGCTCGGCGAGTACAGGCTGAAGGACGTCGAGGCTCCCGAGAGGCTGCATCAGCTCGTCCATCCCGATCTGGACCCGTCGTTCCCGCCCCTGAGGGTGCTCGAGGTCCTGCCCAACAACCTGCCCACGGCGCTGTCCAGCTTCGTCGGGCGCGAGGAGGCGTTGGAGGAGGTCCGGAGGCTGCTGGGAGCCACCCGGCTGGTGACGATCCGGGGGCCGGGGGGAGCCGGGAAGACGCGACTGGCCCTGGAGGCGGCGCGCGGGCTGCTCGAGCGGTTCGTTGACGGCGTCTGGCTCGTCGACCTGGCCTCGCTCACCGAGGACGGCCTGATCCCGCAGCGCGTGGCGTCGGTCCTCGGGGTGCGGGAGGAGCCCTCCCGCGAGCTGACCGAGACGTTGACAGACCGGCTGCGCGGCAGCGACCTCCTGCTCGTGCTGGACAACTGCGAGCACGTGCTCGATGCGTGCGCCCGCTTCCTCACCGACCTCATGCGGGCGTGTCCGGGGGTCCGGGTGCTGGCCACGAGCCGGGAGCCGCTCGGGGTGCCGGGGGAGACGACGTGGCTGGTCACCCCGATGGACGTCCCGGAGGCGGACGGCCTCGATCCCTATGCGCTCCTCGGCTTCGACGCGGTCAGGCTCTTCGTCGAGCGGGCGTGCACCGTGCAGCCCGGCTTCGTCATGACGCCGTCGGAGGCCGACCACGTCGCCCAGGTGTGCCGGCGGCTCGATGGGATCCCGCTCGCGATCGAGCTGGCCGCGGCGCGCGTCCGGGTGCTTACGCCCAAACAGCTCGCCGAGAGGCTGGACGACCGGTTCCGGCTGCTCACCGGCGGCGACAGGACCGCCGAGGCGCGCCACCAGACGCTGCGGGCGACGGTCGACTGGAGCTACGAGCTGCTGTCCGGCCGGGAGCGGATCCTCTTCCGCAGGCTGGGCGTCTTCGCGGGGAGCTGGACGCTGGAGGCGGCCGAGGGGATCTGCGAGGGCCGCGACCTGGCCGAGGTGGAGGTCCTCGACGCGCTCACCGCCCTCGTCGACAAGTCGCTCGTGCTGAGCCGGCCGGACGGAGCGGCCACGACCTACCGCATGCTCGAGACGGTCCGGATGTACGCGCTGGACCGTCTACGGGAGGCAGGCGAGGAGGAGGCGGCCGCGGCCCGCTTCCGCGCCTGGTACCTGGATCTGGCCGAGGAGACCTCGGACCGCATCGGCACCCGCGAGCAGGCCGCCATGCTCGACGTGCTGGACCGCGAGCACGACAACCTGCGTGCGGCCCTCAGCTCGTGCCTGGAGTCAGGCGACCTCGAGACCGCCCTCCGGCTCGCCACCGCGCTGGGCCGGTACTGGTCGGCGCGCGGCCACCTGGGCGAGGGGAGGCTCTGGCTGTGGGCGGTCCTCGAGCAGGCGAGCGAGCCGACCATCACCCGGGCCCGGGCTCTCGGTGAGGCCGGGAGGCTGACGGAGGCGCAGTGCGACTACCCGGCTGCCCGACGGCTGTACGCGGAGAGCCTCACGTTGGCCGGCGAGCTCGGCGACCGGGCACTCGCCGCCCAGCGGCTGGCCAACCTGGGGAGCGTGGACTGGCTGGAGGGGTCCTACGACGAGGCCGTCCGGCGACAGCACGACGCGTTGGAGATAGCGCGCGAGATCGACGACCCGACGTTGGTCGCGCGGTGCCTGCACAACCTCGGCACGGTCGAGTTCGTCCGCGGACGCCGGGAGGAAGCCGAGGCCCACTTCGCCGAGGCACTGGAGATCCGACGTCGGGTGGACGATGTCCAGGGGGTGGCGGAGACGCTCAACAACCTGGGGATCATCGCCCGGATCGCCGGCGACCTCCCGCAGGCGCATGCGCTGGCCGAGGAGAGCCTCAGCGTCGCCCGCGCGCTCGGGCACCGTCCGCTGATCGCTCACTTCGGAGGGAACCTCGGGATCGTCCTGCAGCGGGAGGGGGCGCTGTCGGAAGCGAAGACGATGTTCGAGGAGAGCCTGTCCATCCATCGCGAGCTCGGACACAAGGACGGCGTGGCCATCGTCCTGAACAGCGTGGGCAACGCGGCTTACCTGCAGGGCGACCATGCCTCGGCGCGGGCCGCCTACACGGAGAGCATCGCGCTCCGCCGGGAGCTCGGGGACCGACGGGGCACGGCCGAGTCGCTCGCCAACCTCGGCAGTGCCCTCCGGGAGCAGGGGGAGCTCGAGGCGGCCGCCCGCCACCTCGAAGAGAGCCTGGACATCCGCAGGGAGCTCGGCGACCGGTCGGGCGTCGCCGGCTCGCTGCATGGTCTCGCTCTCGTCGCGCGCCGGCGCTCGGACACGGCGGCCGCACTCCGTCTCGCCCTCGACGGTCTCCGGGAGGCGGAGGCCTCCGGGGACCGCGGGCGACTGTTCGGGCTCTTCGAGAGCTTCGTCGAGATCGCCTCGGAGGTCGACCCGGGCTGCGCGGCGCTCGCGGCCGGCGCCGCACGCAGCCTGGCGGACGGGGCAGGGACCGACCTCGACTGGATCGACGAGGCCGTCGCGCGCCTCCGCGACGAGGTGGACGGAGCCACGGTCGAGGGATGGCTCTCGACCGGTGCGGGGATGACCGTGGGGGAGGTCGTCGCCCGGTGCGAAGCGGCCGCCGCTACGTGA
- a CDS encoding succinate dehydrogenase cytochrome b subunit, producing MIETTKRPVRKGFYASQLGKKYAMAITGIILFGYVLLHMLGNLKLFLGAESLNHYAEWLRELLTPLLPRTGALWLMRGGLALAFVVHVVASAQLTMANRRARPVRYSRSDYVAANYASRTMRWTGIIIALFVIYHLAHLTWGNAHPDFVRGDVHHNMVVGFQMPPVVAVYILANLALGLHLYHGLWSLFQTMGWNNPRFNHLRTRFAQLFAAVITLGNIAMPLAVIAGFVRT from the coding sequence TTGATCGAGACGACGAAGAGGCCGGTCAGGAAGGGCTTCTACGCCTCGCAGCTCGGCAAGAAGTACGCGATGGCCATCACGGGGATCATCCTGTTCGGCTACGTGCTCCTCCATATGCTCGGCAACCTGAAGCTCTTCCTGGGAGCCGAGAGCCTGAACCACTACGCGGAGTGGCTCCGCGAACTCCTGACCCCGCTGCTGCCACGCACGGGTGCCCTCTGGCTCATGCGCGGCGGGCTCGCCCTGGCGTTCGTGGTGCACGTGGTCGCTTCGGCGCAGCTGACCATGGCCAACCGCAGGGCCCGGCCGGTGCGGTACTCCCGGTCCGACTACGTGGCGGCGAACTACGCGTCGCGGACCATGCGCTGGACCGGGATCATCATCGCGCTCTTCGTGATCTACCACCTGGCTCACCTGACCTGGGGGAACGCGCACCCCGACTTCGTGCGCGGCGACGTCCACCACAACATGGTCGTCGGGTTCCAGATGCCGCCCGTGGTGGCGGTGTACATCCTGGCCAACCTGGCGCTGGGGCTGCACCTGTACCACGGGCTGTGGAGCCTCTTCCAGACGATGGGGTGGAACAACCCGCGGTTCAACCACCTGCGGACCCGGTTCGCCCAGTTGTTCGCGGCCGTGATCACGCTCGGCAACATCGCGATGCCGCTCGCAGTCATCGCCGGCTTCGTCCGAACCTAG
- a CDS encoding fumarate reductase/succinate dehydrogenase flavoprotein subunit, whose product MNLDARIPAGPIQHKWDEHRFSMKLVNPANKRRFDIIVVGSGLAGGSAAATLGELGYNVKCFFFQDSPRRAHSIAAQGGINAAKNYRNDGDSIQRLFYDTVKGGDYRAREANVYRLAQISVEIIDQCVAQGVPFAREYGGLLDTRSFGGAQVSRTFYARGQTGQQLLLGAYQALERQVDTGKVLLYPRHEMVDVVVVDGRAAGIVVRNLVTGEIESHAAHAVVLATGGYSNVFFLSTNAKGSNVTAIWRAHRRGALFANPCYTQIHPTCIPPSGEHQSKLTLMSESLRNDGRVWVPRDPGDDRSPDRIPESDRDYFLERKYPAFGNLVPRDVASRNLKEVVDSDRGVGPRRNGVYLDFSDAMRRLGRKAIEDRYGNLFEMYDRITGEDPYTVPMRIYPAPHYTMGGLWVDYDLQSTIPGLFVIGEANFSDHGANRLGASALMQGLADGYFVLPATISHYLADKLGTDRPSAEHPAFREVEGEARDRLRRLLSVNGDRSVDSLHRELGRICWDYCGMSRNRVGLEKAIGEIQALRADYWRRVRVLGSNEELNQSLEKANRVADFMEMAELMCRDALRREESCGGHFREEHQTPDGEAQRDDDNFMHVSAWEWRGPGAEPVEHREELTFEHVKPSQRSYK is encoded by the coding sequence ATGAACCTCGACGCGCGGATCCCGGCGGGTCCGATCCAGCACAAGTGGGACGAGCACCGCTTCTCGATGAAGCTCGTCAACCCGGCCAACAAGCGCCGCTTCGACATCATCGTGGTCGGTTCTGGACTCGCGGGTGGGTCGGCGGCCGCCACCCTCGGCGAGCTCGGCTACAACGTGAAGTGCTTCTTCTTCCAGGACTCACCTCGTCGTGCCCATTCGATCGCCGCCCAGGGCGGGATCAACGCGGCGAAGAACTACCGCAACGACGGCGACTCGATCCAGCGCCTCTTCTACGACACCGTGAAGGGCGGGGACTACCGGGCCCGGGAGGCGAACGTGTACCGGCTCGCCCAGATCTCGGTGGAGATCATCGACCAGTGCGTCGCCCAAGGGGTGCCCTTCGCCCGGGAGTACGGGGGGCTGCTCGACACCCGCTCGTTCGGCGGAGCCCAGGTCTCACGGACGTTCTACGCGCGGGGTCAGACCGGACAGCAGCTCCTCCTCGGTGCGTACCAGGCGCTCGAGCGCCAGGTGGACACGGGCAAGGTGCTCCTGTACCCGCGCCACGAGATGGTCGACGTGGTCGTGGTCGACGGACGCGCGGCCGGCATCGTGGTGCGCAACCTGGTGACCGGGGAGATCGAGTCGCACGCCGCGCACGCGGTCGTGCTCGCCACGGGCGGTTACAGCAACGTCTTCTTCCTGTCCACCAACGCCAAGGGCAGCAACGTGACCGCGATCTGGCGCGCCCACCGGCGCGGGGCGCTCTTCGCCAACCCCTGCTACACGCAGATCCACCCCACGTGCATCCCGCCGTCCGGCGAGCACCAGTCGAAGCTGACGCTCATGTCGGAGTCGCTGCGCAACGACGGCCGGGTCTGGGTCCCCCGCGACCCGGGCGACGACCGGTCTCCCGACCGGATCCCCGAGAGCGACCGGGACTACTTCCTGGAGCGCAAGTACCCGGCCTTCGGCAACCTCGTCCCGAGGGACGTCGCCTCGCGCAACCTCAAGGAGGTCGTCGACTCCGACCGCGGGGTCGGGCCGCGCCGCAACGGCGTCTACCTCGACTTCTCGGACGCCATGCGCCGGCTCGGTCGAAAGGCGATCGAGGACCGTTACGGCAACCTCTTCGAGATGTACGACCGGATCACCGGAGAGGACCCGTACACCGTCCCGATGCGCATCTACCCCGCTCCCCACTACACGATGGGCGGGCTCTGGGTCGACTACGACCTGCAGTCCACCATCCCGGGCCTGTTCGTCATCGGCGAGGCCAACTTCTCCGACCACGGGGCCAACCGCCTGGGCGCGAGCGCCCTCATGCAGGGGCTCGCGGACGGGTACTTCGTGCTCCCCGCGACGATCAGCCACTACCTGGCGGACAAGCTCGGGACGGACCGCCCCAGCGCCGAGCACCCGGCCTTCCGCGAGGTGGAGGGCGAAGCTCGCGACCGGCTCCGGCGGCTGCTGTCCGTCAACGGCGACCGCTCGGTCGACTCGCTGCACCGCGAGCTCGGCAGGATCTGCTGGGACTACTGCGGGATGTCGCGCAACCGCGTCGGGCTCGAGAAGGCGATAGGGGAGATACAAGCGCTGCGCGCGGACTACTGGCGGCGCGTGCGCGTCCTCGGCTCCAACGAGGAGCTCAACCAGTCCCTCGAGAAGGCCAACCGGGTCGCCGACTTCATGGAGATGGCCGAGCTGATGTGCCGCGACGCGCTGCGGCGCGAGGAGTCGTGCGGCGGCCACTTCCGCGAGGAGCACCAGACGCCGGACGGCGAGGCGCAGCGCGACGACGACAACTTCATGCACGTCTCCGCGTGGGAGTGGCGCGGCCCGGGAGCCGAGCCGGTCGAGCACCGCGAGGAGCTGACCTTCGAGCACGTCAAGCCGAGCCAGAGGAGCTACAAGTGA
- a CDS encoding succinate dehydrogenase/fumarate reductase iron-sulfur subunit — protein MNLTLQVWRQPSPDAEGRFVTYEARDIDPDMSFLELLDVLNEDLLARGEDPIAFDHDCREGICGMCGVMINGRAHGPLPATTTCQLHMRHFNDGDTIRVEPWRAAPFPVIKDLVVDRSSLDRIIAAGGYISVNTGSAPDANEVPVARSDAEAAMDAAACIGCGACVAACPNGAAQLFTASKVAHLARLPQGQPERYRRAIDMVAQMDAEGFGTCTNHGECSVACPKAIPLDVIALMNRDFFKAQFKASV, from the coding sequence ATCAACCTCACCCTCCAGGTGTGGCGCCAGCCGTCCCCGGACGCCGAGGGACGGTTCGTCACCTACGAGGCGCGCGACATCGACCCGGACATGTCCTTCCTCGAGCTGCTCGACGTCCTCAACGAGGACCTCCTCGCGAGGGGAGAGGATCCGATCGCCTTCGACCACGACTGTCGCGAGGGGATCTGCGGGATGTGCGGCGTGATGATCAACGGACGCGCCCACGGACCGCTCCCGGCCACCACGACCTGTCAGCTGCACATGCGCCACTTCAACGACGGGGACACGATCCGTGTCGAACCGTGGCGGGCGGCTCCCTTCCCGGTGATAAAGGATCTGGTGGTGGACCGCAGCTCCCTGGACCGCATCATCGCGGCAGGCGGCTACATCTCGGTGAACACGGGATCGGCCCCCGACGCCAACGAGGTGCCCGTCGCCCGGTCCGACGCCGAGGCGGCCATGGACGCCGCAGCCTGCATCGGGTGCGGGGCGTGCGTGGCCGCATGTCCGAACGGGGCGGCGCAGCTGTTCACCGCGTCCAAGGTGGCTCACCTAGCCCGGCTCCCCCAGGGGCAGCCCGAGAGGTACCGCAGGGCGATCGACATGGTGGCGCAGATGGACGCTGAGGGGTTCGGCACCTGCACGAATCACGGCGAGTGCTCGGTAGCGTGTCCGAAGGCTATCCCCCTCGACGTCATCGCGCTCATGAACCGAGACTTCTTCAAGGCGCAGTTCAAGGCGAGCGTGTGA